The stretch of DNA AAAAACGCAGGAGTGGAAGATTGGATTCGATTTGAGAATAAAGACTTTTCAGAAGTCCAAAATAATTTTGACCAAGGATATATAATCACAAACCCTCCTTATGGAGAAAGGTTAGAAGACAAAGATTCTGCAAAAATTTTGTATGGAAATCTTTCCAAGTTTATAAAACAGAATTTCAAAAATTTTATTTTTACGATAATCACTGGAGATAAATCTCTACTCGGTTATTTAAAACTGAAACAAAAGAGCTCACTCAACCTCACAATCGCAAACTGGAAAGCAAAAATTGTAAATTATGAAATCAATTGAAATGAAAGGCAAGGACACTCTATTAAAATTTTTAGAGATCACTGCAAACACAAGAGACTCAGAGGTTTTCTTAAAAAACTTTCGTTCCCAAAGCCCTGAAAAATTTGCGATCATTTATATAGACGAGGGGGCTTTAACTGAATCCTTTTTAACTTTCTATTATGATTTGAATTTTTTGTACAACTTAAACCTATACCCGACTGTGGTAATCGAAAAGACTTCAGAAGACTATTTAAAAATATTTTTTAAGAATATCTATGAAAAATTCAAATCTTCAGAAAATTTTTTTTTGTTTCCGATTGATATTTTTTACTCGGAAAATAACACTCTTGATGAAATCGTGAAATGCATTTCCTCCAAAAGAATTCCTGTTTTAGTTTTTGATGAAAATAAAATTTCTACCCTTGAATACTTGAAGACAATTGCAAACAATCTATTCGTAAACAAATTAATATTTTTAAGAGAGAGAGCCGGTCTAAAAAAAAAGAATAGCAACAAAATAATTTCTTTAATCAATTTAGAAACAGACTATGACCCAATCATAGAACAAAATTCTTTAGATGAATTTGACAAAAAATTATTAGACAACTCTAAATTTCTATTAGAAAAGTCCAAAAATTCCAGATTAGCCATTGCCATTACCTCCCCTGCCCTGTTACTAAAAGAATTATTCACAATCAAGGGAAACGGTACCTTTATTAAAAAGGGGAGTAAAATTCAGTTCTTTGAAGACTATAAAAAAATTAATGAAATGAAACTAAAATCATTGATCGAAAATGCTTTTCAAAAAAAAATTCAGGATAAATTTTTTAAAAAAGAAATTCTTGGAATACTCATTGAATCTGATTACAGAGGTGCTGCCATTTTTCAAAACACTGAATTCGGAATCCTCCTCTCAAAATTTGCAGTAGATGAAATTGCAAGAGGCGAAGGAATTGGTAGGGAAATCTGGGATAAAATGAAAATAAAATTTCAAACAATTTTTTGGAGAGCTAATCCAAATAACCCGATCAATTCTTGGTATCAAAAAGAATGCGACGGATTTCAAAAATTTCAAAATTGGAATATTTATTGGATCGGGTTACAAGTTACACAAATTCCAGAAATTTGTAAGTTTATGTTAGCCTTGGAGGCAGATTTTTCTGAATAGAGATGGATGTATTTTTTTATGACGGGAAATGCCCATTTTGCACAAAGACAGCAAATTACTTACAAGAAAGATGCCTGAATAAAAATATCCATTTTTTGTCCTTTAGAAACTTGAGTGACAAAGAAATCCAAAATATTCACAAGGACTTATCCTTGGAGCTATTGACAGGAAACACTCAGTTTATTTTTCGCAATACTCGATACCCTCACTTTTTTGGGATTAGAAAACTTTTCCCGTATTTGAGAGGGTACAGATATTTTACCCTATTTTTGTATCTGCCCTTAGTCCCACTTTTTGGAATCTTATTTTTACAAATTCTAAAAAAAATAACTCGTCACTGATTTCTATATTCATCCATAGGCTCGATGTCAATATCGTTCCCATTTTTTTTCAACCAGAGCTCGGCATCTTTTCTATCTGGATATACTTTTTCTAAAAATGTATAAAATTCCTTAGAATGGTTTGGATGTATCAGATGCGTCATCTCATGGAGTATAATATAATTCTGGATATTTTCCGGAAGTAACAATATTTTCCAATGAAAATTCAAATTCCCTAAACTCGATGCACTCCCCCATTTTGTCTTGCAGTCTTTGATCCGAATATTATTTGGTTCTTTTCCGATTAGGTTTTTATAGTTTTGAATTTTTTCTGCAACCAACACCTTCATCATCCTCTTGCAAAATACAATCATCAGTTGCTTTATCATCTGAGACCTTTCGTTTTCTTTTAATTTATTTTTAACCTTCACGAAGAGACATGAATTCTCGTACTCAATTGAATTTACATTGGAATTACAAATTTTCAATTCGTACAATTGATTTGCAAATAAAAATTTTTGTCCATCTTTGAACTGGGGGCTTTTTTTTTCCGGTGGAAGACTGTTTATTCGACTCTTGACCCAAGAAGTCTTTTCTTCTATAAATTCTCTTAGCTGTGAATTAGTAATATTTCTATCTACAGTTACAATCACCCTTCTATCTCTATATACACTTATAGATATGTTTTTATGCCCTCTTCTTCTGATGAGTTTATATTCAAAAGGAATCATAATCTACTCTAATCGCATCTTTCCGTACAAGAATCTTTTTTCTTTAAACTCTTCAACCGCTAAATTTAGAATTTCTTCTACCATATCGGAATACTTCTTCTGAAACGAATGAGTATAACAAATCGGAAAAGTACTGTATTGAATACTCAAACCACAAGTCAAATTCCCTTCTAAAAAATAAGGGTTCCCTTTTTCATCGCATTTAAAATCATATCTTGCATAACCACTCACTCCAATCTCTTCCGAAAGCCTGATAGAGTAGCCTTGCAGTTTCTTTTCTTGATCTTTGTCAAATCCGAACTCTAATCTTTCCGGCATTTTTGACTTTGACTTAACTGCATATCCATAGACTCTCCCCGGGTAAGTAACTTTTGCAAGTTGTGTAGCCTTATATTTTCCTCGATTCCCCATAACGCCTATAGTCAACTCGTCTCCCGGAAGATACTCTTCGATTAGTAACTCCGAGTATTTATTAATTTCTTTCTCCAAGTGAGTCAAATCATTTTGACTACTCAAAATATTTTTGATATCAATAGCAATCCCGGATCCTTCTAGATTGGGCTTCCAAAAATATTTTTTACTTTTCAGTTTGATTTTTTTTAATTCTTCATTATTTCTAATTAGAAAATGATTTTTTACAGGAATTTTTAATTTCTTAGCAAATAGCTTGCATAAATTTTTATTCAGAGTGATGGATTGAGCGTAAGAATCCGACCCGGTATGAGGAAATCCAAAAAACTCTGCAATAGAAGGGATATAGCCTTCTCTATTTCTGGAAAAAAAACCTTCTACTAAATTAAAAAATATAACTTCTTCTCTATGTATTTTACCAAGATGAACCTCTTTTATGATTTTTTTACAAATTGTTAAAAGTTTATCATAATCTTTTTTCGGCTCGATTAAAATTGCACTGTACCCAAGTTTTTGTATTGTATGTTTTAATTTTTCTATACTATCTTTAGATTCCCATTCTTGCTTAAATGTATTTTTCAAATTAGAAAAACTATCGCTTATATCTGCGTTGAGTAAAACTATTTTTTTCATTTAGATTCCATTTCGTTTTGTATTTTTTGATATAACTCATCGTCGATTTCTTTGTATAAGCTATCATAGCTTGAATCGATTGGCTCAAAGCTAAAGTGGTAGGTTTTTTTGGCAGCCGATTGAAAAACGTGGTTTCTAGATTTTTTGTGAAAGCCAATATACCAGTTTGGTGATAGAGTCACCTTTCCACCACCTCCGGGAAGATCAGTTACAAAACTCGGAATCCCCATTCCAGCAATTTTTCCTCTCATGTATTCTATAATTTCTATTCCTTTTTGCAAAGGAGTTCTAAATCCCCTTGAACCGGGTATCAGCTCCGGGTCATACATATAGTATGCTCTAACCCTCAGCTCCAAAAGTTTTTTATGCAAGGACAACATAACCTCGCCTGAATCATTGATTCCTTTTAAAATAACACACTGGTTTCCTACACTCACCCCTGCTTTCAACAATTTTAATATGGCACCCTTGGCTTCTTCTGTACATTCTTTCTCGTGATTGAACTGGGTGTTGCAAAATATAGAAAGAAAGTCATTATTGTATTTCTCGATAATTTTTAATAGGTTGTGCGTTAGTCGCATTGGCAAAGTGACCGGGTTACGCGTACCGATTCTTGCAATTTTTACATTCTGGATGCTATGCAATTTTTTCAAAATCCAATCTATTTTTGAATCAGATAAATTAAAAGGATCTCCACCAGATATAACTACATCGGTTATATCTTCATTTTTTTCGATATACTGAAAACAAGACTCTAACTTTTCTTTGTCCATCCTGTTTTTATTATCCGAAACTTTTCTTCCTCTCATACAGTGCCTGCAATATACAGAACACTCATGGTTGGCAAATAAGAGTACTCTATCCTTATACATTCGGGTTAAACCTGTAACAGGGGAAAGCCTTTCTTCGTGCAAAGGATCCAAAGACTCTTCATGTGAAAAAATACTTTCTTCAATTCTTGGAACGATCATTTTTCGAATAGGACAATTGTAGTCAAAGGGATCAGAAAGAGACAAATAGTAAGGAGTTACTCCTACATTCAACCGAATAGACTTTAAGATTCCTTCCTTCTCACTTTCGGTGAGTAAAAAATATTTTTTTAAATCCGCAGAATGAACTCGATTTCTCAACTGGCTCGTGTAATTATTCCACTCCACTTTTTGAAAAAGAGCTTTTCTATTTTCCTTAATTTCCTCTTGAATAGACATACAGTTTATACAAAATCAATATAGCCAAAAAACACCATAGAAAAAAAATAGATTTTCGGTAAACAAATTCATGTTAAATTTAGAGCCTTCAAAAATAAAAATGATCGCCTTTGATATAGACGGAACTGTATTTTCATCAGAAGGTATTATTTCAGACGTTTACAAAGAATCTATTCAAAATTTTTCAGAAAAATTCGGAAAGCCGATTTCAATGCCATCCCACGAAAAAATCATGCTACAAATCGGCAAGCCTGTAAAAACTATTTTTCAAAATCTTCTCCCCGAGCTTCCTGAAAACGATAGGGATATTATTTCGGACAGTGTATTAGATTTTTTATGTAAAAGAATCGAAAACGGTGAAGGGTATATTTATCCGAATGCAAAAGAGACAATCCATGAACTAAAAAAAAGAAATTTTTTGATCACTGCAGCCTCCAATGGAAGAAGAAAATATGTGGAAACGATTTTAAAAAGAATCGATGCAATTCAATTTTTTGATGATATAGCAATATTAAATTATAAAGACATACAGACTAAGGGAGATATATTAATCCACTACAAACAAAAATACCAATTGTCTGGGAACCAAATTCTAATGGTAGGAGACAGAGCCTCCGATAGAGACGCCAGTGTCAATGCAGACACCCCTTTTGCTTTTTGCACTTTTGGCCATGCAGTAGAAGGGGAAATTTTAGACTATTCAGTTGAATTAAAGACGTTATACGACATCGTTTCAATTTTTTCTTGATAGAGTTTGAATTTTTTCGTAAATAGAATTTGCTAACTTTTCTCCGATTCCGGGAATTTCCATTAATTCATTCTTACTCGCATCTTGTATTTTCTTTTTACCGGCAAAATAAGCCGATATACTTTTTCTTCTTTCAATTCCTATATCACTGATTTCACTAAGAATGGACTTTAAGGTTTCTTTGTTTCTTCTACTTCTGTGGAATTTCACCCCAAACCTATGTGTCTCGTCTCGGATATGCCTGAGAAGTCTCATCGCAGGAGAATTTTTATCGAATTGGTAGGGAGTTTTCTCTCCCGGAAAATATATTTCTTCTCTTTTTTTGGCAAGCCCTATGATAGGAAGATTTTTCAAGTCTAAGGCAAGCGCTGCCTCACAAGCTCTGGTCAACTGGGTTAGCCCCCCATCAATCACAATAAGATCAGGGATCGATTCCCCTTCATTTAAAAGTTTCTGTAGCCTTCTTGCAATCACTTCGTGGATCATGGCAGGGTCATTGATTCCTTTATGGCTTTTTATCCGGTAATTTCTATATCCGGTTTTGAATGGCTTACCTTCTAAGAACATCACCCCGCTTGCAACAGGCTCACTACCTTGAAAATGGCTAATATCATAACACTCAATGATGTTAGGTGTATCGCCTAACTTCAAAATTTCTTTCAGCTCTTTTAGTGCAGAAGACTGGTCTTTGTATTTTAGCGCTAAAATTCTTTCTGTTAAATTCAGCTCTGCATTTCTTTCCGCAAGCCGAATGAGGGAGGCTTTTTCACCTTTGGAAGGGAACTTTATCTTTACCGAAAAGCCGGTTATTTTAGCAATATGCTCTAACAAAACATTTGCTTCGTCTTTTATGTTCTCAGGAAGAAAAATTGTTCTCGGAATAAACTTCGCGTTTACATAATAATCTCTTAAAAATGAGCTAATCACCTCTCTTTGTGTTGAATATTCCAACCCTTGCAAGGCAAAAGTTTTTTTGGATTCTAACTTTCCCTCTCTAACTTCAAAAATTACTGCCTGCCCATCATCATCTCTTCTTGCAAAAGCAAAAATATCTTCATCGCCTCCATCGATACTCACAACCAATTGCTTTTTCTGATAGAGGCTTACATTTTGAATAATATCCCTGTATCGTTTCGCTGCTTCGTATTCTAAATTTTTAGAATGATTTCCCATTTTGAGTTTTAATTCTTTTATCAAATCCTCCTTTTTTCCTTCCAAAAATTTTAATACTTGGTTTACAATTACCCAATACTCATCCTGAGTTACCTTTCCAGTGCAAGGAGCCAAGCATCTTCCCATTTGAAAATTTATACAGGGGCGTTTTGGTTTTGCCGGAAGTTTTTGATACGTTTTGCGAATAGGAAAAAATTTATGGATTACAGAAAGTAGGTCCCTCGCTCCTTTTACATCGGTAAAGGGTCCAAAATATTTCTTCTTGTCGTCTTTTACATTTCGAGTGAGATAAACCATAGGAAATTCTTCGTCTGTAGATACGCAGATGTAAGGATACTTTTTATCATCCTTCAACCTTACGTTAAACCTTGGGTTGTATTTTTTAATCAGGTTGGCTTCTAAAATCAAAGCCTCTACTTCTGAATTTGTTAAAATCCAATCTAAATCATAAATTTCACTTTGAAGGTATCTTGTCTTTAAGTCGCTCTGGTTAGGATTGAGATAGCTCCTGACTCTTGAAGAAATATCGGTAGCCTTCCCTACGTAAATAATTTCTGAATTTTTATTTTTCCAAAGATAGCAACCGGAAGAATTTTTTAAATTCTTGATTTTTTCTTTTAACACTATATTTTCTTCAAAAAGAAAACTCATAACAGGTCAGTGCTTTTCATTTCTTAGACCAAATTATTTATCTACAAAAAGCATTCAATTTAGATTTTCTCTCTAAATTGTCTGAAATATAGAATAGAACAAGGAAAATTCAAACATCCAGAGTCTTATTATGGGATGTGTCACTAAAGATATTTATTGACAAAAATAGATTTTTATATTTATTCTAATCTTAGGTGATAAAATCATAAAAATCCTTATATTTACACTTACATTTTTTTTACGGTTAGACTAAATATAAAAAAATATCGTCCAATATTTATTGAGAAGGTTTTTGAAATTGAATATAAAATTAGACAAGTCAAAAGACAGTCTTCACAAAGAAGAAGTTGTATTGAGTGATGATTCAAGAATCATTTCAAAAACAAACCTAAAAGGAGTCATCACTTATGTAAATGACGATTTCATCCAAATTAGCGGATTTTCAGAGAAAGAGCTGTTAGGAAAATCTCACAATATCATCCGCCACTCCGATATACCAAAAAGTATTTTTGAAAATATGTGGAACCATCTTCATAAAAGAATTCCTTGGAGAGGGGTATTAAAAAACAAAACAAAATCGGGTGGCTTCTACTGGGTAGATGCGCTTATTAGTCCCACGTTTGATGAGAAAGGAAATGTATTAGGGTATATTTCTGTCAGAAAAAAACCAACCGAAAGACAGATAAATAAAGCTCAACGTTTATACAATCGCCTATCGAATGGGAAAAAATTTACAGACTTTAAGCTCAAATATTTGCATTGGATATATCGCTATTCAATTCAAACAAGACTAATTTTTCTAAATATCTTTTTTCTTACTATACTCACAATCATTTCTGCCTCTTCTCTTGTCCGATTTACACAAGAATACGACTTCTATCAAAAAAAAAGCTTTGGGTCTGACTATCTAATTTATTTTTCAGACTTAACAGAAAAAATCTCAACACATAGAGCCTCGAGTGCTATTCTACTAAGTGGGGATTCTAATTTTAAAGAAAAGCTTATTCAAAGTGAAAAACAAATTGAAGAAACTCTAAATAAAATATCTATCTTACAAAATGAAACAAGAAACTATTTTTTTGATGAAACTGCCCATCAAGATATTTCTGTTGATTGGTTCTCCTTAAAAAATGATAAACAAAAATCCCTGGAGGCGAATTTAACCAAGCACACAAATTTAATCACAAAATATCTATACCTAAGTAAATATTTCGCAGACTCTACTAACTTAAATAAAGATTCATCTTCCGACACTCTTTATATCGAACTACTAACTACAAGAATTCTACCCCATCTTTTAGAAAGTCTCGGGCAACTGAAATTAGAAAGTGCCATGGCTTTTTCTAAATCAACGCTCCCTATTTCTGAAAAATTAAAAATCAAAGGAATCGCATCTTCCATAGATATCTATTCAGAACAAATCTCTACCGGAATGGAGTTTGCTAAAAAATATAGCCCCGACTTAGACAATAAAACTATTGCTCAATTCGATTCTCTTTTGTTGAATACAAAAAAGTTGTCTAAGTCCATTGATAAAAATCTATCCAACTCAGAAAGCTCTAACTTCATTCCGGCTTTTCGTGAAATGAGTAACCTAACAAGCAACTATATCGAATTCAATAACTCACTCCATTTGTATCTAAACAAGAAATTGTATGAAAAGATGCTCACACTGAAAATAAAAGTTTATACTATTATATTTTCCTATCTTTTGTTTATTTTATTGATTTATCTAATTAATTTTACGATTATCAAAAGTATTCAAGATAGTATCGATAACAGCATGGCAGATTCTATTGACCATTTTAAAAAAGTTTTGTTTTAATTTTTTTAATGTTTTTATCCATAATTCTGTCTTTTTCACATATTAAAAAATATGATTAAAATCCAAAAATACTTGGCTGCCCTCTTTTGATTTTGCATAATCCAAAAGAACTACAGTGGCTTGATTCCAGATTGCTCTAAGCCCAATACCGTGTGACCTTGCATAACCCTTCAAATGAATATGATTCGGATCCTCCCAAACTCTACCTGTATCAAAAAAAGGAACAAGGCTAAACGTAAAAAGTTCATCACCTTTTTTAATAGTCGCAAACCTCCATCGAATCTCTAAATTGGCGACACCCATTACCGGAGCTACAAATCTTTCTTGACGATACCCTCGAATAGTTTGAAGTCCTCCAAGCCCGTCTATCGGCCCGTCAGCACTCCAAATATATTTGTATTCAAAAAAAGGTGCACTCCCCTTTGTATAATTAATTAAAGCTCGACTGGAAATTACAAGCTCTTCAAAATATTGCGGCAAAGGCATTTTAAAATATTTGAATTGCAATAAAGTTTTAGAAAATTCAAAATCTGAGCCTGTGAGTTTTCCAACTTTTGCGTGGTTCAACTCCACAACAACTCCACTATCGGGGTCAGGCTCAAAATCTCTGGTATCATACATCAAACCAAATCTAATGTAATTTATATTACCTCCATGATAACCTAAAATTTTTTTACTTTCATAGTCTTCTGTTAATTGTGATTTACCGTTTGGTGTCAAGCTCTCCCAACCGGTAAGAGGGTCTTTTGCTTTCTTCAAATTTGAATTTTGTCTATTTGGATTGTCTGTTTTATAATCGTAGGTTCGGATCACATTTTGTGAAAATTCGGGAGAGAATAAAATCCGAAAGGCACCAAAAAAAGTTCTGTCAAGTAAGATACTTAATGTAGTTGACCCAAAATCGTAAACGTTCTTATCGACATCACTTACATACCTTGGAGCGTTAGGCGAATTAGATGGTCTTCTATAGGAATAGGCATCTTCCATTTCTGAAAATTGTGCATTTTCGTGCAAGTTCTCTGACGATAGGTTCTTTGTTCTATACGTTAGAGGTTTCATAGTTGATTCCCCTATTCCAAAATATTGCGTATTTGGATTTCTATCATAGCTTAAACTCAACTTTAACCTATAAGGTGTATTGAATAGATAAGGTGAGTCAAAATCTATTCCATAAGATTCTGCTCTCCCCGAAGATTTGAATAGATATATACTTGTTTTATAAACGTAAGGTTGGTATTCAAACAAAGGAGAATTTTTTTTTCCGTTATCGAATAAGTTTCCTATTACGCCAAATCCATTTCCTATTACCGGGTCATAAGAAACAATAGGTAGGGCAGTAGGATACCATCCTTCTTTTTTATGCCTTAACTCATTCTCGTCTAATTTTTTACTTTCACTCAAATAAAATGAGGAGTTATTTTTAGCTTCTTCAGAATGTACGGGTCGTGCAATAAAAAATACAATTACAAAAACTTTTGCAATACTATAGTAACTAAAACTCTGGATAGATTTAATTTTTTTCTGAATACTCAACAGGAAAATACCTTATTGTTATATAAAGTGAAATACAAAAAACAAAAATAGAATATAAAAAATATAGGTATTTGCCAAAATATAAAAATCCAATTCAAAAGTCCGCTAAAAATTAGTCCAAGGCCTGCAACAGATAAAAGTATCAACCTAAGAATAGAAACTCCTTCTCTATTCAAGAAAACTCCGTTCGACTTAGCCCATCTTTTCCAGAGCAGTCCCGATGGCTTCACGGTCTTATAAAAATTTTCCAATATTTTTTTATCGGTAGAAGGAGTAAAAAAAGAAATTAGGACGACACACGCTACAGTTGAAAAGGATGTGAATGCAACCGTAAAAGGAAACTGTAAGTGAAAGCCATACTTTCCTATTACATAAAAAATTATAGAAAACACAAAAGCCCCAATTTCGCTAAAAACGTTTATTCTCCACCAGTACCATCTTGCCATTAGTACGAAACCAATCCCTGAAGCACACTCTATCAAGAAAACCCAAACTCCGGATACGGTTTGTATCCAAAAAAAAGTGATGAATAATGATACTACAACAAATACAAATTGAATAAACATGGAAAATCGGATATAATGTACATCTTCTCTATTTCGTCTAACGTATGGCTTATAAAAATCG from Leptospiraceae bacterium encodes:
- a CDS encoding BamA/TamA family outer membrane protein; amino-acid sequence: MQSFSYYSIAKVFVIVFFIARPVHSEEAKNNSSFYLSESKKLDENELRHKKEGWYPTALPIVSYDPVIGNGFGVIGNLFDNGKKNSPLFEYQPYVYKTSIYLFKSSGRAESYGIDFDSPYLFNTPYRLKLSLSYDRNPNTQYFGIGESTMKPLTYRTKNLSSENLHENAQFSEMEDAYSYRRPSNSPNAPRYVSDVDKNVYDFGSTTLSILLDRTFFGAFRILFSPEFSQNVIRTYDYKTDNPNRQNSNLKKAKDPLTGWESLTPNGKSQLTEDYESKKILGYHGGNINYIRFGLMYDTRDFEPDPDSGVVVELNHAKVGKLTGSDFEFSKTLLQFKYFKMPLPQYFEELVISSRALINYTKGSAPFFEYKYIWSADGPIDGLGGLQTIRGYRQERFVAPVMGVANLEIRWRFATIKKGDELFTFSLVPFFDTGRVWEDPNHIHLKGYARSHGIGLRAIWNQATVVLLDYAKSKEGSQVFLDFNHIF
- a CDS encoding DUF393 domain-containing protein, with product MEMDVFFYDGKCPFCTKTANYLQERCLNKNIHFLSFRNLSDKEIQNIHKDLSLELLTGNTQFIFRNTRYPHFFGIRKLFPYLRGYRYFTLFLYLPLVPLFGILFLQILKKITRH
- a CDS encoding D-alanine--D-alanine ligase — protein: MKKIVLLNADISDSFSNLKNTFKQEWESKDSIEKLKHTIQKLGYSAILIEPKKDYDKLLTICKKIIKEVHLGKIHREEVIFFNLVEGFFSRNREGYIPSIAEFFGFPHTGSDSYAQSITLNKNLCKLFAKKLKIPVKNHFLIRNNEELKKIKLKSKKYFWKPNLEGSGIAIDIKNILSSQNDLTHLEKEINKYSELLIEEYLPGDELTIGVMGNRGKYKATQLAKVTYPGRVYGYAVKSKSKMPERLEFGFDKDQEKKLQGYSIRLSEEIGVSGYARYDFKCDEKGNPYFLEGNLTCGLSIQYSTFPICYTHSFQKKYSDMVEEILNLAVEEFKEKRFLYGKMRLE
- a CDS encoding M48 family metallopeptidase, which gives rise to MIPFEYKLIRRRGHKNISISVYRDRRVIVTVDRNITNSQLREFIEEKTSWVKSRINSLPPEKKSPQFKDGQKFLFANQLYELKICNSNVNSIEYENSCLFVKVKNKLKENERSQMIKQLMIVFCKRMMKVLVAEKIQNYKNLIGKEPNNIRIKDCKTKWGSASSLGNLNFHWKILLLPENIQNYIILHEMTHLIHPNHSKEFYTFLEKVYPDRKDAELWLKKNGNDIDIEPMDEYRNQ
- the uvrC gene encoding excinuclease ABC subunit UvrC produces the protein MSFLFEENIVLKEKIKNLKNSSGCYLWKNKNSEIIYVGKATDISSRVRSYLNPNQSDLKTRYLQSEIYDLDWILTNSEVEALILEANLIKKYNPRFNVRLKDDKKYPYICVSTDEEFPMVYLTRNVKDDKKKYFGPFTDVKGARDLLSVIHKFFPIRKTYQKLPAKPKRPCINFQMGRCLAPCTGKVTQDEYWVIVNQVLKFLEGKKEDLIKELKLKMGNHSKNLEYEAAKRYRDIIQNVSLYQKKQLVVSIDGGDEDIFAFARRDDDGQAVIFEVREGKLESKKTFALQGLEYSTQREVISSFLRDYYVNAKFIPRTIFLPENIKDEANVLLEHIAKITGFSVKIKFPSKGEKASLIRLAERNAELNLTERILALKYKDQSSALKELKEILKLGDTPNIIECYDISHFQGSEPVASGVMFLEGKPFKTGYRNYRIKSHKGINDPAMIHEVIARRLQKLLNEGESIPDLIVIDGGLTQLTRACEAALALDLKNLPIIGLAKKREEIYFPGEKTPYQFDKNSPAMRLLRHIRDETHRFGVKFHRSRRNKETLKSILSEISDIGIERRKSISAYFAGKKKIQDASKNELMEIPGIGEKLANSIYEKIQTLSRKN
- a CDS encoding HAD family hydrolase, whose amino-acid sequence is MLNLEPSKIKMIAFDIDGTVFSSEGIISDVYKESIQNFSEKFGKPISMPSHEKIMLQIGKPVKTIFQNLLPELPENDRDIISDSVLDFLCKRIENGEGYIYPNAKETIHELKKRNFLITAASNGRRKYVETILKRIDAIQFFDDIAILNYKDIQTKGDILIHYKQKYQLSGNQILMVGDRASDRDASVNADTPFAFCTFGHAVEGEILDYSVELKTLYDIVSIFS
- a CDS encoding PAS domain S-box protein; its protein translation is MNIKLDKSKDSLHKEEVVLSDDSRIISKTNLKGVITYVNDDFIQISGFSEKELLGKSHNIIRHSDIPKSIFENMWNHLHKRIPWRGVLKNKTKSGGFYWVDALISPTFDEKGNVLGYISVRKKPTERQINKAQRLYNRLSNGKKFTDFKLKYLHWIYRYSIQTRLIFLNIFFLTILTIISASSLVRFTQEYDFYQKKSFGSDYLIYFSDLTEKISTHRASSAILLSGDSNFKEKLIQSEKQIEETLNKISILQNETRNYFFDETAHQDISVDWFSLKNDKQKSLEANLTKHTNLITKYLYLSKYFADSTNLNKDSSSDTLYIELLTTRILPHLLESLGQLKLESAMAFSKSTLPISEKLKIKGIASSIDIYSEQISTGMEFAKKYSPDLDNKTIAQFDSLLLNTKKLSKSIDKNLSNSESSNFIPAFREMSNLTSNYIEFNNSLHLYLNKKLYEKMLTLKIKVYTIIFSYLLFILLIYLINFTIIKSIQDSIDNSMADSIDHFKKVLF
- a CDS encoding acetylglutamate kinase; this encodes MKSIEMKGKDTLLKFLEITANTRDSEVFLKNFRSQSPEKFAIIYIDEGALTESFLTFYYDLNFLYNLNLYPTVVIEKTSEDYLKIFFKNIYEKFKSSENFFLFPIDIFYSENNTLDEIVKCISSKRIPVLVFDENKISTLEYLKTIANNLFVNKLIFLRERAGLKKKNSNKIISLINLETDYDPIIEQNSLDEFDKKLLDNSKFLLEKSKNSRLAIAITSPALLLKELFTIKGNGTFIKKGSKIQFFEDYKKINEMKLKSLIENAFQKKIQDKFFKKEILGILIESDYRGAAIFQNTEFGILLSKFAVDEIARGEGIGREIWDKMKIKFQTIFWRANPNNPINSWYQKECDGFQKFQNWNIYWIGLQVTQIPEICKFMLALEADFSE
- a CDS encoding KamA family radical SAM protein, which codes for MSIQEEIKENRKALFQKVEWNNYTSQLRNRVHSADLKKYFLLTESEKEGILKSIRLNVGVTPYYLSLSDPFDYNCPIRKMIVPRIEESIFSHEESLDPLHEERLSPVTGLTRMYKDRVLLFANHECSVYCRHCMRGRKVSDNKNRMDKEKLESCFQYIEKNEDITDVVISGGDPFNLSDSKIDWILKKLHSIQNVKIARIGTRNPVTLPMRLTHNLLKIIEKYNNDFLSIFCNTQFNHEKECTEEAKGAILKLLKAGVSVGNQCVILKGINDSGEVMLSLHKKLLELRVRAYYMYDPELIPGSRGFRTPLQKGIEIIEYMRGKIAGMGIPSFVTDLPGGGGKVTLSPNWYIGFHKKSRNHVFQSAAKKTYHFSFEPIDSSYDSLYKEIDDELYQKIQNEMESK